A region of Paenibacillus sp. 37 DNA encodes the following proteins:
- a CDS encoding cytochrome d ubiquinol oxidase subunit II, with protein sequence MSYELIGISVLWLFLYGYLIVASIDFGAGFFAFYARLTKQDHLINRLISRYLSPVWEITNVFFVFFYIGIVGFFPDTAYYYGSALLVPGSIAVILLAIRGSFYAFENYGSKNNIVYLFLYGATGLLIPASLSVALTLSEGGFILKQGDTVSLDYWALFTNPLSWSIVGLAIVSVLFISGSFLTFYASRAEDHSALKLMRNYALFWSTPTIILALTAFIYLGQHNERHFQNMMDLWWLLALSVAFFMIAMWLLYNGRRYGLAFICIMLQFFTAFFAYGIGQYPYILDPFITIQSSATPPAMGFALVVVFIGGLCLLIPSLILVFKLFLFDADYVKGKK encoded by the coding sequence ATGAGTTATGAATTGATTGGTATATCCGTACTCTGGCTGTTCTTGTACGGCTATCTTATTGTAGCTTCCATTGATTTTGGAGCAGGTTTCTTCGCCTTTTATGCACGCCTGACAAAGCAGGATCACCTGATTAATCGTCTGATCTCCCGTTATCTATCACCGGTCTGGGAGATCACCAATGTATTTTTTGTCTTTTTCTATATTGGCATCGTTGGATTCTTTCCGGATACTGCTTACTATTATGGCTCCGCGCTGCTTGTTCCGGGAAGTATAGCCGTCATTTTGCTTGCCATTCGTGGGTCATTCTACGCCTTTGAGAATTATGGTTCCAAAAATAACATCGTATATCTGTTTTTATACGGAGCTACCGGGTTGCTTATTCCAGCGTCATTGTCAGTGGCACTGACCCTGTCTGAGGGTGGCTTTATTTTGAAACAGGGAGATACCGTTTCCCTGGATTACTGGGCACTATTTACGAATCCATTATCATGGAGCATCGTTGGTCTAGCCATCGTGTCGGTATTGTTCATTAGTGGGTCATTTCTGACATTTTATGCATCTCGGGCAGAGGATCATTCGGCATTGAAGCTGATGCGCAATTATGCTTTGTTCTGGAGTACACCGACCATTATTCTCGCGCTGACTGCATTTATATATTTGGGTCAACACAATGAGCGTCATTTTCAAAACATGATGGATTTATGGTGGCTGCTGGCGCTTTCCGTTGCGTTTTTCATGATTGCCATGTGGCTGTTATATAACGGTCGTCGTTACGGATTAGCTTTTATATGTATCATGCTGCAATTTTTCACAGCCTTTTTCGCTTACGGCATTGGGCAGTATCCTTATATTCTTGATCCATTCATCACGATTCAGAGCAGTGCCACACCGCCAGCAATGGGTTTTGCGCTAGTGGTTGTGTTTATCGGTGGGCTGTGCCTGTTAATTCCTTCTCTTATTCTGGTCTTCAAACTGTTCCTGTTTGATGCAGATTATGTCAAAGGGAAAAAATAA
- the cydD gene encoding thiol reductant ABC exporter subunit CydD produces the protein MKRRGKSNLISQQMSLQRKNRLLLAIISLALGVAIISQATLVAEAVQRIFVEKVSYSSVMLLLVLLLVVMAVRSLLSYGNGKVGLHMAARAKTNMRASVLQNLTRVSMPSTLSGQTGGKVSVALDAVDEADSYFSQYMPRMMEAAMIPILILVVTFTQHANTGWIMLFTAPFIPLFMILVGLKTKNKSEEKYAQLAEFSGTFLDSLQGLVTLKIFGRAKRQQQEIERSSLGYRDATMGILKIAFTNTFMLESIVMLSIGIVALELAIQLLVFKSMSFHTAFLVLLLVPEFYSLLKNTGTAFHSGRTSMGAIRKVEQMLEETSIKSTKTKPEEGSDQSELTDVDTIARTEEIRTARAELIPMPPTIELNDVRFQYAPNSFGLETGQILIGPGEQIAIVGKSGSGKTTLLHLMAGLLKPDSGAILVNGSELSHHDEAAWFKRVSYITQHPYIFAGTFAENIAIGAGRNVSRAEIERAAEEAGLAGVVAQLEQGLDTFVGEGGRGLSGGEKQRLALARAFLKRPAVILFDEPTVGLDLHTERVLQQSIAALAKTATMITVAHRLYTIQHADNILFMDNGVLVDSGHHEALLARLPQYAEMVDVQRKGGLA, from the coding sequence ATGAAAAGGAGAGGCAAATCCAATCTGATCTCGCAGCAAATGTCTTTACAACGAAAAAACAGACTTCTCCTTGCGATCATTTCGCTGGCCCTTGGTGTAGCTATTATAAGCCAGGCCACCTTGGTGGCTGAAGCAGTCCAGCGAATCTTTGTAGAGAAAGTTTCCTACTCATCAGTGATGCTGTTGCTTGTCCTATTACTGGTTGTTATGGCTGTACGCTCACTGTTGTCGTATGGTAATGGGAAAGTGGGCTTGCATATGGCAGCACGCGCCAAGACAAATATGCGAGCATCTGTGTTGCAGAACCTGACCCGCGTTTCCATGCCTTCAACCCTGAGTGGACAGACGGGAGGAAAGGTCAGTGTTGCTTTGGATGCTGTGGATGAGGCCGACAGTTATTTCAGTCAGTACATGCCGCGTATGATGGAAGCTGCGATGATCCCGATTCTGATTCTCGTCGTTACGTTTACGCAGCACGCCAATACAGGCTGGATTATGCTATTTACGGCACCGTTTATCCCGCTGTTCATGATCTTGGTCGGGCTCAAGACAAAGAACAAATCCGAGGAGAAGTACGCGCAACTGGCTGAGTTTTCCGGTACGTTTCTGGATTCTCTTCAAGGGCTGGTTACGTTGAAAATATTCGGGCGGGCTAAACGTCAGCAGCAGGAAATTGAACGCAGCAGTCTGGGGTATCGTGATGCCACCATGGGCATTTTGAAGATTGCATTTACAAATACGTTTATGCTGGAATCGATCGTGATGTTAAGCATTGGTATTGTTGCGCTTGAACTGGCTATTCAGTTACTGGTTTTCAAATCGATGAGCTTCCACACGGCCTTTCTCGTGTTGTTACTCGTCCCTGAGTTTTACAGTCTGTTGAAGAACACGGGAACGGCTTTTCACAGCGGGCGAACCAGTATGGGGGCGATTCGCAAGGTGGAACAGATGCTTGAGGAAACAAGTATCAAGAGCACAAAAACGAAGCCTGAAGAAGGATCGGATCAAAGCGAATTAACCGATGTCGATACAATTGCAAGGACGGAAGAGATCCGTACAGCTCGTGCCGAATTGATTCCAATGCCACCAACCATTGAACTGAACGATGTCCGATTCCAGTACGCACCGAATTCCTTTGGACTTGAGACAGGACAGATCTTGATTGGACCGGGAGAACAGATTGCTATTGTAGGCAAAAGTGGCTCAGGTAAAACCACGCTGCTTCATCTCATGGCCGGTTTACTGAAACCAGATTCGGGAGCGATTCTGGTTAACGGAAGTGAGCTTTCACACCATGATGAGGCTGCATGGTTCAAACGAGTTAGTTATATTACACAGCACCCGTATATTTTTGCAGGTACATTTGCCGAAAACATCGCGATTGGGGCGGGTCGTAACGTCTCCAGAGCCGAAATTGAACGAGCGGCAGAGGAAGCAGGACTTGCTGGCGTTGTTGCACAATTGGAGCAGGGATTGGACACGTTTGTTGGTGAAGGTGGCCGGGGGCTGTCTGGCGGGGAAAAGCAAAGACTTGCTTTGGCACGTGCTTTTCTGAAGCGACCAGCTGTTATTTTGTTCGATGAACCCACCGTAGGACTGGATTTGCACACCGAGCGGGTACTGCAACAATCCATTGCGGCATTAGCCAAAACGGCAACGATGATTACGGTGGCACACCGTTTATATACGATTCAACATGCGGACAACATTTTGTTTATGGACAATGGGGTATTGGTGGATTCAGGACATCATGAAGCACTTCTGGCGCGCCTGCCTCAATATGCGGAGATGGTGGATGTACAACGGAAAGGAGGGTTAGCATGA
- the cydC gene encoding thiol reductant ABC exporter subunit CydC: MNELTILSKAMIQERKDILLSILGGFIAGIAGVALFSASGYMISQTVFAPPLYTLIVLTSMVKLLGFLRAASRYGERLYSHRATFSMLSRLRTSFFAKLIPVTPGILNKNRSGDLLARIVGDVESLQNYFLRVAYPPIMVVMVFLATMLFTSAFSIWIACLLVLGMLITAFVVPGVVLIGQRKIHGRVRQQRALLSTEVTEVLYGFRDLKVYGQLEQREQQLQQASAALATEQKQAASHLLRGQSMHVFVTYLVTWGVLALSAFLIVNGAFAGVFLAMLILATQTVFEEAAAMAILPLYKQDSEHAAQRLAETVPTSDVQPVQPSGEVSADQAVSIELSGVSFQYEGEWRPALKELSLQLAAGSKTAIVGPSGSGKSTIIDLLLKLRAPTSGDIRLNDVPVQELNEESIWQRANVVLQQSHFFRGTIRDNLLLNGEEHSDEQLSVMLDKVQLPNKSLTDMVYEKGENLSDGEKQRLALARAMLRKGRLWLLDEPTSSLDYVTEKHVLQHLLAQAAEDTLLLICHRLTGLEEMDRIVVMEQGKIVESGSFSELMEQKGYFYEMKQIERQMIGDVGT; this comes from the coding sequence ATGAATGAGCTGACGATTCTGTCAAAAGCGATGATTCAGGAGCGCAAGGATATCTTGCTTTCGATATTGGGCGGATTTATCGCCGGCATAGCAGGGGTAGCTCTCTTTTCCGCGAGTGGGTATATGATATCGCAAACGGTATTTGCGCCACCGCTGTACACCTTAATTGTACTCACTTCCATGGTCAAACTGCTCGGTTTCCTTCGAGCGGCAAGCCGCTACGGAGAACGTTTGTATTCCCACAGGGCGACATTCTCCATGCTGAGCCGCTTGAGGACGTCCTTTTTTGCCAAACTGATCCCGGTAACGCCAGGTATATTGAATAAAAACCGAAGCGGGGATCTGCTTGCTAGGATCGTGGGTGATGTGGAAAGCTTGCAAAATTACTTTTTGCGGGTCGCGTATCCACCCATCATGGTCGTTATGGTGTTTTTGGCTACCATGCTGTTCACTTCGGCCTTTTCGATCTGGATTGCGTGTTTGTTAGTCCTAGGTATGCTGATAACGGCTTTTGTCGTACCAGGTGTTGTCTTGATAGGTCAGCGAAAAATACACGGCCGTGTCCGCCAGCAACGGGCCTTGCTGTCCACGGAAGTAACCGAAGTGTTGTATGGTTTCCGGGATTTGAAAGTATACGGTCAATTGGAACAGCGTGAGCAACAGCTTCAGCAGGCTTCCGCTGCATTGGCAACGGAACAGAAACAAGCCGCTTCGCACCTGTTGCGCGGGCAATCCATGCACGTTTTTGTGACATATCTCGTTACATGGGGAGTGCTAGCACTCAGCGCCTTCTTAATTGTGAATGGAGCGTTTGCCGGTGTGTTTCTCGCCATGCTGATCCTGGCCACGCAGACCGTGTTCGAAGAAGCTGCGGCAATGGCTATATTACCTCTATACAAGCAGGACAGTGAACACGCCGCTCAGCGATTGGCGGAAACGGTGCCAACCTCCGATGTGCAACCTGTACAGCCAAGCGGTGAAGTGTCAGCCGATCAGGCGGTTTCGATTGAACTATCCGGTGTTAGCTTTCAATACGAAGGGGAATGGAGACCGGCGCTGAAGGAACTCTCCCTGCAACTTGCAGCAGGCTCCAAAACAGCGATTGTCGGGCCGAGCGGGTCAGGTAAGTCAACGATTATCGATTTGTTACTCAAGCTGCGTGCACCAACATCTGGCGATATACGATTAAACGATGTTCCGGTGCAGGAACTGAATGAAGAGAGCATATGGCAAAGGGCAAATGTTGTGTTGCAGCAAAGTCATTTCTTCCGGGGAACCATCCGGGACAACCTGTTGCTGAATGGAGAAGAACATTCGGATGAACAACTGTCGGTTATGCTGGATAAAGTGCAACTGCCCAATAAATCATTGACCGACATGGTATATGAAAAGGGAGAGAACCTGTCGGATGGCGAGAAGCAGAGGCTGGCTTTGGCACGAGCCATGCTGCGCAAAGGACGGTTATGGCTTTTGGACGAACCAACGTCCTCACTGGATTACGTCACAGAGAAACATGTGCTCCAGCATCTTCTTGCACAAGCTGCTGAAGATACACTTCTCCTGATCTGCCATCGGCTTACGGGATTGGAAGAGATGGATCGGATTGTGGTCATGGAGCAAGGCAAGATTGTGGAATCGGGTTCTTTCTCCGAGCTGATGGAGCAAAAAGGTTATTTTTATGAAATGAAACAAATTGAACGACAAATGATCGGAGACGTCGGGACGTGA
- a CDS encoding helix-turn-helix domain-containing protein — protein MYKLMIVDDELLMRVGIRSMLNWEEYNFYVVGEAGNGKEALSLALEVMPDLIITDIKMPIMDGLQLIQEASCVLKTCKYVILSNFDEFHYVKEALKLGASDYLIKSEITETALIDLLSTVGQKLQSEHVHPTNTPSITQDYSKSLRYLKDSFFQDIVSGFTSEEDIVTKAEELHFRIRSDQLVVMKFIVNYYEDAKRKYVEKGEKLLRFSILNIMEEIIPSKWEKEIFVESSSEYWVIVNVLPESQSVHADLNKLCNKLLSSIKDFMNLSLTAGVSRMTSGFLHIRKACQEAEMALQQGFFTGSNQVLYYDDLVQSPDRHEVKGALSPQQERDLLMLWVSKDNKKAEEFLEGIRSNLEQLRADENSIRKQYIMVMETIHSHLSRATERGAPSLTEKSPYEIVLKGEYWEDIHQDMLAHIAYYFQTDSQIKQESTYTDLATELIDKYYAEDISLQSIASQISVNPSYLSRVFKQERGENFITYLTRVRIEHAKAYLLSRGMRVYEIAEKVGYHNYTYFSKIFKKSVGVTPEEYRELQQG, from the coding sequence ATGTATAAACTGATGATCGTAGATGATGAATTGCTCATGCGGGTTGGAATTCGTTCCATGCTGAATTGGGAAGAGTATAATTTCTATGTTGTTGGTGAGGCGGGAAATGGAAAAGAGGCATTAAGCCTTGCGCTTGAAGTGATGCCTGATCTGATTATTACAGATATTAAGATGCCGATTATGGATGGGCTACAGCTTATACAAGAGGCCTCCTGCGTACTGAAAACCTGTAAGTATGTCATCCTGAGTAACTTTGACGAATTTCATTATGTAAAAGAGGCACTAAAACTTGGCGCTTCAGATTACTTGATTAAAAGTGAGATTACAGAAACTGCCCTTATTGACCTCCTGAGCACTGTTGGACAGAAACTGCAAAGTGAACATGTTCACCCAACCAACACACCCTCTATAACACAGGACTATTCCAAGAGCCTAAGATATCTAAAGGATAGTTTCTTTCAAGATATTGTAAGCGGATTCACTAGTGAGGAAGATATTGTCACCAAAGCGGAAGAACTGCATTTTCGTATACGTTCGGACCAGTTGGTTGTCATGAAGTTCATCGTGAATTATTACGAGGATGCAAAGCGGAAATATGTAGAGAAGGGGGAGAAGCTGCTACGATTTTCAATTCTTAATATTATGGAAGAGATTATTCCTTCGAAATGGGAGAAAGAGATTTTTGTTGAAAGTTCCTCAGAATATTGGGTGATCGTTAATGTACTTCCTGAGAGCCAATCTGTACACGCCGACTTGAATAAACTATGTAATAAATTGCTGTCTTCGATCAAGGATTTTATGAATCTATCGCTCACGGCTGGGGTAAGTAGAATGACTTCCGGTTTCCTTCACATCAGGAAGGCCTGCCAAGAGGCAGAAATGGCTCTACAACAGGGTTTCTTCACAGGAAGCAACCAGGTGTTGTATTACGATGATCTGGTTCAATCCCCAGATCGACATGAAGTTAAGGGAGCTTTAAGTCCGCAACAAGAACGAGATTTGTTGATGTTGTGGGTAAGCAAAGACAACAAAAAGGCGGAAGAGTTCCTTGAAGGAATCCGATCCAATCTCGAACAACTGCGAGCAGATGAGAATAGCATTCGCAAGCAATATATCATGGTAATGGAAACGATACATTCCCATCTATCCCGAGCTACGGAAAGAGGTGCACCTTCTTTAACAGAGAAATCACCCTATGAAATCGTTCTAAAGGGGGAGTATTGGGAGGATATCCACCAAGATATGCTTGCTCATATTGCGTATTACTTCCAAACCGATTCCCAAATCAAACAGGAAAGCACTTACACCGATCTCGCCACTGAATTGATCGACAAGTATTATGCGGAAGATATCTCACTGCAAAGTATCGCTAGCCAAATCAGTGTGAATCCGTCGTATCTCAGCCGTGTGTTCAAACAGGAACGAGGAGAGAACTTTATTACGTACTTGACCCGAGTTCGAATTGAACATGCGAAGGCGTATCTATTGAGCAGAGGAATGAGAGTGTATGAAATCGCAGAAAAGGTGGGCTACCATAATTACACGTACTTCAGTAAGATTTTCAAAAAATCGGTAGGTGTCACTCCTGAGGAATATCGAGAATTACAGCAGGGATGA
- a CDS encoding sensor histidine kinase, with translation MKHVRPFRIKYKIMVICMTVIILPVLVMTINSYYSSERLLAQNYTTLLNDLAKQTNIRIDEFLKEIEKISLLASNGLSDNLSATHEGSFPIQDFLREGDEQHEIAAYNILMNYIMMKDRVFSIYLYNMNGGQDLFVSPHQPIDPNFKVSNELWFKKFMHDDDRTITLTTRIDEQLENKILAVSHARKIHDVTSGKLLGVIVVSIDIKFIEIVNRNLQEGLRSRFMIVDEDDKIVYNVNERLIGTLFRDNVRPPESLNVVVTSPLSQQKWTTYLYMPLDELTADGKILGRNLVTLAIVIVLFAAVISIFLSHVITTPIKKLLRNIALVEKGQFEQVEPIGSRDEIGHLSIRFNRMSHELKRLVERMQQEEIEKAKAEMRALHDQIKPHFLYNTLGSVKWIASMQQADKIVEMTDALISMLRYATKSDGTLVTIREELDNITNYVTIQNVRYYDCIQMRYEIEDRVLDYRMPKMILQPIVENAIFHGLAELEEDGIITIRIQLRVDEVVIEICDNGVGMDHHTMQNLLEEKSSASTGTNGIGLHNVQRRIQLHFGKPYGIQVESKIGEGTIFSILLPAIIEAK, from the coding sequence ATGAAGCATGTTCGACCCTTCCGGATCAAGTACAAAATTATGGTGATCTGTATGACGGTCATTATCCTTCCAGTGTTGGTGATGACAATCAATTCGTATTACTCCTCAGAGCGTTTATTGGCACAGAACTATACAACGCTGCTAAACGATCTGGCCAAACAAACGAATATTCGCATTGACGAGTTCCTCAAGGAGATTGAGAAAATTTCGCTGCTAGCCAGCAATGGGCTTAGTGACAATCTGTCTGCGACTCATGAAGGGAGTTTTCCGATCCAGGATTTCCTGCGAGAGGGTGATGAACAACATGAGATCGCCGCATACAACATTCTGATGAATTATATCATGATGAAGGATCGCGTATTCTCCATCTACCTCTACAATATGAACGGGGGTCAAGACCTTTTTGTCAGTCCACATCAACCCATTGATCCAAACTTCAAAGTATCGAACGAATTATGGTTTAAAAAGTTCATGCATGATGATGATCGAACCATTACTCTCACAACACGAATCGACGAGCAATTGGAGAATAAAATACTGGCAGTGTCACACGCTCGCAAAATTCATGATGTGACTAGTGGAAAACTGCTTGGCGTGATTGTTGTCAGCATTGATATCAAATTCATTGAAATCGTCAACCGCAACTTGCAGGAAGGGCTGCGCTCCAGATTCATGATCGTTGATGAGGATGACAAGATCGTATATAACGTGAACGAACGATTAATCGGGACACTGTTCCGGGACAACGTTCGTCCGCCTGAATCACTAAATGTCGTGGTGACCAGTCCCCTTAGTCAGCAAAAATGGACAACTTATTTATATATGCCTTTGGATGAGCTGACTGCTGATGGCAAAATATTGGGACGTAATCTGGTGACGCTTGCCATAGTCATTGTTCTTTTTGCTGCCGTCATATCCATCTTTTTATCTCATGTGATCACAACTCCCATTAAAAAACTGCTACGGAATATCGCTCTAGTCGAGAAAGGTCAGTTTGAACAAGTTGAACCTATTGGCTCCAGAGATGAGATTGGACATTTATCCATTCGATTTAACAGAATGTCGCATGAATTGAAGCGGTTGGTCGAACGGATGCAGCAGGAAGAAATAGAGAAAGCCAAGGCCGAGATGCGTGCGCTCCATGACCAAATCAAGCCTCATTTTCTGTATAACACCCTTGGGTCGGTGAAATGGATTGCCTCGATGCAGCAGGCTGATAAAATTGTGGAAATGACCGATGCCTTAATCTCGATGCTCCGCTATGCAACAAAATCCGATGGAACTCTCGTAACCATTCGTGAGGAACTCGATAATATAACGAATTATGTAACGATCCAGAATGTCAGGTACTATGATTGTATTCAGATGAGATATGAAATTGAGGATAGAGTGTTGGATTATCGGATGCCCAAAATGATCCTGCAGCCCATTGTGGAGAATGCAATTTTTCATGGCCTGGCCGAGTTAGAGGAAGACGGAATCATCACCATTCGGATTCAACTGCGGGTGGATGAAGTTGTCATTGAAATCTGCGATAATGGTGTCGGTATGGATCATCATACGATGCAGAATCTATTGGAAGAAAAGTCCAGTGCAAGTACGGGAACCAATGGGATTGGATTGCATAATGTGCAGCGGCGAATTCAACTTCATTTTGGGAAACCTTATGGTATACAGGTGGAGAGTAAAATAGGTGAAGGTACCATTTTCTCCATTCTGCTGCCTGCCATCATAGAAGCCAAATAG
- a CDS encoding carbohydrate ABC transporter permease codes for MIYDKSMSRRVFLIINYTILLLISLLCILPFINLLAVSFSSSAAVSAGSVTFWPVEFTTKAYEFALTGGSFFSSLWVAIQRTVIGTLVNLVLIVLTAYPLSKSKQKLMGRNIYMGFFIVTMLFSGGLIPTYLVVVKMGLIDSIWSLILPGALPVFSMIILMNFIRGLPEEIEESAIIDGAGPVQVLLRILLPLLKPALATVGLFSIVAHWNSWFDGIIYMNNPANYPLQSYLQTLLQSFEQIMLKSGSDYTQLLSMMNARTGRAAQMFLGAIPILLVYPFLQKYFTKGLVLGSVKG; via the coding sequence ATGATCTATGATAAAAGTATGAGCAGGCGTGTATTTCTTATTATAAACTACACCATATTGCTCCTAATCTCTCTCCTATGTATCCTGCCGTTTATCAACCTGCTGGCTGTTTCATTCAGCAGCAGCGCGGCTGTATCTGCAGGCAGTGTTACGTTCTGGCCTGTTGAATTTACGACAAAAGCCTATGAGTTTGCATTAACTGGAGGATCATTTTTCTCCTCTCTCTGGGTAGCCATTCAACGAACCGTTATCGGAACGTTAGTGAATCTGGTTCTGATCGTACTCACGGCTTATCCCCTCTCCAAATCCAAACAAAAATTGATGGGGCGTAACATCTATATGGGATTTTTCATCGTAACCATGTTATTTAGTGGAGGACTAATTCCAACCTATCTCGTGGTCGTCAAAATGGGACTGATCGATTCCATCTGGTCTCTGATCCTGCCTGGCGCCCTCCCCGTATTCAGTATGATTATCCTCATGAATTTCATTCGGGGGCTGCCCGAGGAGATTGAAGAATCAGCCATTATCGATGGTGCTGGGCCTGTACAGGTATTGCTACGTATTCTACTCCCACTTCTCAAGCCCGCTCTCGCTACGGTTGGTTTGTTCAGTATCGTTGCCCACTGGAATTCGTGGTTCGATGGCATTATCTATATGAACAATCCAGCCAATTATCCATTACAAAGTTACCTCCAGACCCTCCTGCAAAGTTTTGAGCAAATCATGCTGAAATCTGGTTCAGATTATACTCAGCTGTTGTCCATGATGAACGCCAGAACGGGGCGCGCCGCTCAGATGTTCTTGGGTGCCATTCCGATTTTACTCGTGTATCCGTTTTTACAGAAATATTTCACCAAAGGTTTGGTGTTAGGTAGCGTCAAAGGGTGA
- a CDS encoding ABC transporter permease yields MLRKWKQQRAYHLMLIPSLVLVFIFSYIPFYGLIIAFQKYNPGLGFNSPWVGWDNFTHIFNQPNFVRTIWNTLYMSVFKIIGGIIVPVIFALLLNEVLHSGIKRTFQTLVYIPNFLSWVIMAGIMLDILSSDGIINTFLSVFGIAPISFLGTPSIFPWTMIVSDIWKGFGFGTVVYLAALTSIDPGLYEAAVIDGAKRWKQTIYITLPLLMPTIVLMTVLSLGNVLNAGFDQIYNLYSPVVYQTGDIIDTYVYRLGIQQAQYSIGTAVGLFKSIISSVLVAVSYILAYRVAGYRIF; encoded by the coding sequence ATGCTGAGAAAATGGAAGCAACAGCGAGCTTACCATCTCATGTTGATACCAAGCCTGGTCTTGGTCTTCATCTTTAGTTACATCCCATTCTACGGACTTATTATTGCGTTTCAGAAGTACAATCCGGGCCTCGGCTTCAACTCGCCATGGGTAGGATGGGATAACTTTACCCACATATTTAATCAGCCGAACTTTGTAAGAACGATCTGGAATACATTATACATGTCTGTCTTTAAAATTATCGGTGGTATAATCGTGCCCGTAATTTTCGCATTACTGCTCAACGAGGTACTACACAGTGGAATCAAACGTACATTTCAAACACTAGTCTACATTCCGAACTTCCTCTCTTGGGTCATTATGGCCGGCATCATGCTGGATATCCTTAGCTCCGACGGCATTATCAATACATTTCTAAGTGTATTTGGGATTGCACCAATCTCCTTTCTTGGCACACCTTCTATTTTTCCTTGGACGATGATTGTGAGTGACATATGGAAAGGTTTCGGGTTTGGCACGGTTGTTTATTTGGCAGCCCTGACCAGTATTGATCCGGGACTTTACGAAGCCGCGGTGATCGACGGAGCGAAACGGTGGAAACAAACCATCTACATTACGTTACCTCTTCTCATGCCAACCATTGTTTTAATGACCGTATTATCGCTTGGTAACGTACTCAATGCTGGCTTTGACCAGATCTATAATCTCTACTCCCCTGTTGTCTATCAGACCGGTGATATTATTGATACCTATGTCTACCGTTTAGGAATCCAACAGGCACAGTATTCGATTGGTACCGCTGTCGGGTTATTCAAATCCATCATTTCCAGTGTTCTCGTTGCTGTATCATACATCCTGGCTTACAGGGTGGCTGGCTATCGTATCTTCTAA